In one window of Helianthus annuus cultivar XRQ/B chromosome 17, HanXRQr2.0-SUNRISE, whole genome shotgun sequence DNA:
- the LOC118489113 gene encoding 11-beta-hydroxysteroid dehydrogenase-like 4A codes for MCNGDFIVSQAMYETFFNNNFTNALVYYVFLLLLLLISPLLFLCELIITVRSSFQGDENMSKKVVLITGASSGIGELMAYEYAKRGACLAIIAIKEPESRLEQVANTAREHGSPDVLFLFADVSKINECRMFVEETVKHFGQLDHLVCNAGIGPIYSIDIDVSKFEPVMDINFWGSIYPTHFAIPHLVKSNGKIIVNASGSGVLNIPKGGVYNASKAALISFYESLRHEVSPTVTIAIVTLGFIRTNIITAKYSTSTAGVHLRRDLGDVYPTMSPDACAKAIVAGVCKGATSITQPRFIKALFLIKYLFPESHHIYSNIYFASMFDKVQKGG; via the exons ATGTGTAATGGTGATTTTATAGTCAGCCAAGCCATGTATGAAACCTTCTTCAATAACAACTTCACAAATGCACTTGTGTATTACGTTTTCTTGTTACTTTTGCTTCTTATTTCACCTTTATTATTCCTTTGCGAACTCATAATCACCGTCCGTTCAAGTTTCCAAGGTGACGAAAACATGTCCAAAAAAGTGGTCTTGATCACCGGTGCTTCATCCGGAATTGGAGAG CTCATGGCGTATGAATATGCAAAAAGAGGGGCGTGTTTAGCGATTATCGCAATAAAAGAACCAGAGAGTCGACTTGAGCAAGTAGCGAATACAGCTCGTGAACACGGCTCTCCTGATGTTCTTTTCTTGTTTGCTGATGTGTCCAAGATAAACGAGTGTAGGATGTTTGTGGAGGAGACCGTTAAACATTTTGGTCAAT TGGATCATCTTGTTTGTAACGCTGGAATCGGACCCATTTATTCTATTGACATTGATGTCTCCAAGTTCGAACCTGTTATG GACATAAACTTTTGGGGATCGATCTATCCAACTCATTTTGCAATCCCACACCTCGTGAAATCTAATGGAAAGATCATCGTCAATGCCTCGGGTTCTGGCGTGTTGAACATACCAAAAGGCGGCGTCTACAAT GCAAGTAAAGCAGCATTGATCAGTTTCTACGAGTCCCTTAGACATGAAGTGTCACCAACGGTAACGATAGCAATCGTGACACTCGGGTTCATAAGAACAAACATCATAACAGCCAAATATTCAACCAGCACCGCCGGTGTTCATCTAAGAAGA GATCTAGGAGATGTGTATCCAACGATGTCGCCCGATGCATGTGCGAAAGCCATAGTGGCTGGTGTATGCAAAGGAGCAACGTCCATTACACAACCAAGGTTCATTAAGGCTCTCTTCTTGATCAAGTATTTATTCCCAGAATCACACCATATCTACTCCAATATTTATTTTGCCTCAATGTTTGATAAAGTGCAAAAGGGTGGATAA
- the LOC110939566 gene encoding subtilisin-like protease isoform X2 — translation MFRKFSFVLLLTCTTLFSVFPTKATELKTYIVHLSSPEDHPRNIEEWYNSFLLKVASRSNTIPEMVYPYHQVITGFAAKMSADQAKVMESLSGVLSVSAESVYQLHTTRSSYFLGLRRNSGLWKDSNYGKGTIIGVIDSGITPGHPSFKDDGVPPPPLTWKGKCEVAGCNNKLIGMRSFVKGQTPIDDAGHGTHTSSTAAGNWVDNASVFQLGNGTACGMAPLAHIAMYKTCDISGCFGSDILAGMDAAITDGVNVLSISLGSFSMPFYKDILAIAAFTATQKGISVSCSAGNAGPYNATLSNEATWILTVGASTIDRRFRTTVRLGNNKLFHGESLYQPKNYSRKLRPLVYGEGCSKESLDRIDVKGKVVLCDVDGRTGNIAKGMEVKKAGGAAMIVANDIVTGESIAAQVHVILASYIGYKEGVEIKKYLNSTSSPTATILCRGTVVGLKSDPEMASFSSRGPNRASPGILKPDITGPGVDILAAWNVKVDKLTQSNATFFVIRGTSMSCPHLAGIMALLKSAHPEWSPAAIKSAIMTTASQVNRNGSAIVDERDLPANVFAIGSGHVNPPKANEPGLVFDIQPDDYIPYLCGLGYTPNQIETIVKKKVSCSKTITEAELNYPSFVVSLKPGESKTYSRTVTNVGLAEAGYSVRDSSIPPGVSIEVAIVMVRMS, via the exons ATGTTCCGGAAATTCAGTTTTGTGTTACTTCTCACTTGCACCACCCTTTTCAGTGTGTTTCCTACCAAAGCCACTGAACTCAAAACCTACATTGTTCACTTAAGTTCACCTGAAGACCATCCCCGCAACATTGAAGAATGGTATAACTCGTTTTTATTGAAAGTAGCTTCGCGATCAAACACGATACCAGAGATGGTTTACCCCTACCATCAAGTGATTACCGGATTTGCTGCTAAAATGTCAGCGGATCAAGCAAAGGTGATGGAGAGTTTAAGTGGAGTTTTATCCGTAAGCGCTGAAAGTGTGTATCAGTTACACACAACTCGTTCATCTTACTTTTTGGGCTTGCGCCGAAACTCAGGTTTGTGGAAAGACTCAAACTACGGAAAGGGAACCATAATTGGGGTTATAGACTCTGGAATTACTCCCGGGCATCCATCGTTTAAGGACGATGGTGTCCCTCCTCCACCGTTAACATGGAAAGGTAAATGTGAAGTGGCGGGGTGTAACAACAAACTGATCGGAATGAGAAGCTTTGTTAAGGGACAAACTCCGATAGATGATGCAGGCCACGGGACACACACTTCGAGTACTGCTGCAGGGAATTGGGTAGACAACGCAAGTGTATTCCAATTAGGGAATGGCACTGCGTGCGGGATGGCACCACTAGCACACATAGCCATGTATAAAACATGTGACATATCAGGTTGTTTTGGAAGTGACATCTTAGCGGGCATGGATGCAGCTATTACAGACGGTGTTAACGTGTTGTCAATCTCGCTTGGTTCATTTTCCATGCCGTTTTATAAAGATATTTTAGCTATTGCCGCCTTCACTGCCACGCAGAAAGGGATCTCCGTCAGTTGTTCAGCAGGTAATGCTGGACCTTACAATGCAACACTATCAAATGAGGCCACATGGATCCTTACGGTCGGGGCTAGTACAATTGATCGAAGGTTCAGGACGACAGTTCGTCTTGGAAACAACAAGTTATTTCACGGTGAATCGCTGTACCAACCGAAGAATTACAGCCGTAAGCTTCGGCCTCTTGTTTACGGCGAAGGGTGTAGTAAGGAATCACTGGACCGCATTGATGTGAAGGGGAAGGTGGTGTTGTGTGATGTGGATGGGCGGACTGGTAATATTGCAAAGGGAATGGAAGTTAAGAAAGCTGGAGGAGCCGCCATGATTGTTGCTAATGACATTGTTACCGGTGAAAGTATAGCGGCACAAGTTCATGTTATTCTCGCGTCATATATTGGTTACAAAGAAGGGGTTGAGATAAAGAAGTATTTGAATTCAACTTCTTCACCGACCGCAACCATCCTTTGCCGTGGAACTGTG GTGGGCCTGAAATCAGATCCGGAGATGGCTTCTTTCTCTTCGCGAGGGCCTAACCGTGCAAGTCCCGGAATCCTAAAGCCAGACATTACTGGACCCGGCGTGGACATTCTAGCAGCATGGAATGTGAAGGTCGACAAACTAACACAATCCAACGCTACATTTTTCGTCATACGTGGCACATCAATGTCCTGTCCTCACCTCGCAGGCATAATGGCGTTGCTCAAAAGCGCGCATCCAGAATGGTCTCCTGCCGCAATCAAGTCCGCAATAATGACCACCGCTAGTCAAGTAAATCGAAACGGATCAGCCATTGTGGACGAAAGAGATCTTCCTGCTAATGTATTCGCCATCGGCTCTGGTCACGTAAACCCACCAAAAGCCAATGAGCCAGGGCTTGTTTTTGATATCCAACCCGACGACTACATTCCTTATCTTTGTGGGTTAGGCTATACGCCCAATCAAATTGAAACGATCGTTAAAAAGAAAGTTAGTTGCTCAAAAACTATAACGGAGGCCGAGCTGAACTATCCGTCTTTTGTGGTATCTCTAAAACCAGGTGAGAGCAAAACATACTCAAGGACGGTGACTAATGTTGGTTTGGCAGAGGCGGGTTACAGCGTCAGGGACAGTTCTATACCACCGGGTGTAAGTATTGAGGTTGCCATCGTGATGGTCAGGATGTCATGA
- the LOC110939566 gene encoding subtilisin-like protease isoform X1, with the protein MFRKFSFVLLLTCTTLFSVFPTKATELKTYIVHLSSPEDHPRNIEEWYNSFLLKVASRSNTIPEMVYPYHQVITGFAAKMSADQAKVMESLSGVLSVSAESVYQLHTTRSSYFLGLRRNSGLWKDSNYGKGTIIGVIDSGITPGHPSFKDDGVPPPPLTWKGKCEVAGCNNKLIGMRSFVKGQTPIDDAGHGTHTSSTAAGNWVDNASVFQLGNGTACGMAPLAHIAMYKTCDISGCFGSDILAGMDAAITDGVNVLSISLGSFSMPFYKDILAIAAFTATQKGISVSCSAGNAGPYNATLSNEATWILTVGASTIDRRFRTTVRLGNNKLFHGESLYQPKNYSRKLRPLVYGEGCSKESLDRIDVKGKVVLCDVDGRTGNIAKGMEVKKAGGAAMIVANDIVTGESIAAQVHVILASYIGYKEGVEIKKYLNSTSSPTATILCRGTVVGLKSDPEMASFSSRGPNRASPGILKPDVTGPGVDILAAWNVKVDKLTQTNATFFVVRGTSMSCPHLAGIMALLKSAHPEWSPAAIKSAIMTTASQVNRNGSAIVDERDLPANVFAIGSGHVNPPKANEPGLVFDIQPDDYIPYLCGLGYTPNQIETIVKKKVSCSKTITEAELNYPSFVVSLKPGESKTYSRTVTNVGLAEAGYSVRDSSIPPGVSIEVGIRDRQDVMSFTAVQQKGTYEVKFTRDIKDTKKSPYGQGHMTWVSETGKYTVRTPFVFKFE; encoded by the coding sequence ATGTTCCGGAAATTCAGTTTTGTGTTACTTCTCACTTGCACCACCCTTTTCAGTGTGTTTCCTACCAAAGCCACTGAACTCAAAACCTACATTGTTCACTTAAGTTCACCTGAAGACCATCCCCGCAACATTGAAGAATGGTATAACTCGTTTTTATTGAAAGTAGCTTCGCGATCAAACACGATACCAGAGATGGTTTACCCCTACCATCAAGTGATTACCGGATTTGCTGCTAAAATGTCAGCGGATCAAGCAAAGGTGATGGAGAGTTTAAGTGGAGTTTTATCCGTAAGCGCTGAAAGTGTGTATCAGTTACACACAACTCGTTCATCTTACTTTTTGGGCTTGCGCCGAAACTCAGGTTTGTGGAAAGACTCAAACTACGGAAAGGGAACCATAATTGGGGTTATAGACTCTGGAATTACTCCCGGGCATCCATCGTTTAAGGACGATGGTGTCCCTCCTCCACCGTTAACATGGAAAGGTAAATGTGAAGTGGCGGGGTGTAACAACAAACTGATCGGAATGAGAAGCTTTGTTAAGGGACAAACTCCGATAGATGATGCAGGCCACGGGACACACACTTCGAGTACTGCTGCAGGGAATTGGGTAGACAACGCAAGTGTATTCCAATTAGGGAATGGCACTGCGTGCGGGATGGCACCACTAGCACACATAGCCATGTATAAAACATGTGACATATCAGGTTGTTTTGGAAGTGACATCTTAGCGGGCATGGATGCAGCTATTACAGACGGTGTTAACGTGTTGTCAATCTCGCTTGGTTCATTTTCCATGCCGTTTTATAAAGATATTTTAGCTATTGCCGCCTTCACTGCCACGCAGAAAGGGATCTCCGTCAGTTGTTCAGCAGGTAATGCTGGACCTTACAATGCAACACTATCAAATGAGGCCACATGGATCCTTACGGTCGGGGCTAGTACAATTGATCGAAGGTTCAGGACGACAGTTCGTCTTGGAAACAACAAGTTATTTCACGGTGAATCGCTGTACCAACCGAAGAATTACAGCCGTAAGCTTCGGCCTCTTGTTTACGGCGAAGGGTGTAGTAAGGAATCACTGGACCGCATTGATGTGAAGGGGAAGGTGGTGTTGTGTGATGTGGATGGGCGGACTGGTAATATTGCAAAGGGAATGGAAGTTAAGAAAGCTGGAGGAGCCGCCATGATTGTTGCTAATGACATTGTTACCGGTGAAAGTATAGCGGCACAAGTTCATGTTATTCTCGCGTCATATATTGGTTACAAAGAAGGGGTTGAGATAAAGAAGTATTTGAATTCAACTTCTTCACCGACCGCAACCATCCTTTGCCGTGGAACTGTGGTGGGCCTGAAATCAGATCCGGAGATGGCTTCTTTCTCTTCGCGAGGGCCTAACCGTGCAAGTCCCGGAATCCTAAAGCCAGACGTTACTGGACCCGGTGTGGACATTCTAGCAGCATGGAATGTAAAGGTCGACAAACTAACACAAACCAACGCTACATTTTTCGTGGTACGTGGCACATCAATGTCCTGTCCTCACCTCGCAGGCATAATGGCGTTGCTCAAAAGCGCGCATCCAGAATGGTCTCCTGCCGCAATCAAGTCCGCAATAATGACCACCGCTAGTCAAGTAAATCGAAACGGATCAGCCATTGTCGACGAAAGAGATCTTCCTGCTAATGTATTCGCCATCGGCTCTGGTCACGTAAACCCACCAAAAGCCAATGAGCCAGGGCTTGTTTTTGATATCCAACCCGACGACTACATTCCTTATCTTTGTGGGTTAGGCTATACGCCCAATCAAATTGAAACGATCGTTAAAAAGAAAGTTAGTTGCTCAAAAACTATAACGGAGGCCGAGCTGAACTATCCGTCTTTCGTGGTATCTCTAAAACCAGGTGAGAGCAAAACATACTCAAGGACGGTGACTAATGTTGGTTTGGCAGAGGCGGGTTACAGCGTCAGGGACAGTTCTATACCACCGGGTGTAAGTATTGAGGTTGGCATTCGTGATCGTCAGGATGTCATGAGTTTCACCGCGGTGCAGCAAAAGGGAACATACGAGGTAAAATTTACTCGGGATATTAAGGATACGAAGAAAAGTCCATATGGACAAGGGCATATGACATGGGTATCTGAAACGGGTAAGTATACCGTTAGAACCCCATTTGTATTCAAGTTTGAATGA
- the LOC110939567 gene encoding 11-beta-hydroxysteroid dehydrogenase-like 4A → MYEACFNNSFTNELVYYVLLLLLLLISPFLFVWELIVAVRSSFRRSENMSGKVVLITGASSGLGELMAYEYAKRGANLSIIAIEEPESRLEQVAHTARELGSPDVLFLFADVSKVDECRMFVEETVKHFGQLDHLVCNAGIGPLYSIDIDVTKFVPSMDINFWGSVYPTHFAIPYLRKTKGKIIVNASAAGLLNPPKLGIYSASKAALISFYESLRYEVSPTVTIAIVKLGFIKTNFISAKHSNNTTGVRLRRDIDTEIPAMGADACAKAIVYGVCKGETSITQPRFIKAIFLMKFLFPELYRLYNKYIDSTFDKLRKG, encoded by the exons ATGTATGAAGCCTGCTTCAATAACAGCTTCACAAATGAACTTGTGTATTACGTCTTATTGTTACTCTTGCTTCTTATTTCACCTTTCTTATTCGTTTGGGAACTCATAGTCGCTGTCCGTTCAAGTTTCCGACGCAGCGAAAACATGTCCGGAAAGGTGGTCTTGATCACTGGCGCTTCATCTGGACTTGGAGAG CTTATGGCATATGAATATGCCAAAAGAGGGGCGAATTTATCGATTATAGCGATAGAAGAACCAGAGAGTCGACTCGAGCAAGTAGCGCATACAGCTCGCGAACTTGGCTCTCCTGATGTTCTTTTCTTGTTTGCTGATGTGTCAAAGGTAGATGAGTGTAGGATGTTTGTGGAGGAGACCGTTAAACATTTTGGTCAAC TGGATCATCTTGTTTGTAACGCAGGAATCGGACCCCTTTATTCTATTGACATTGATGTCACTAAATTTGTACCTTCTATG GACATCAACTTTTGGGGATCGGTCTATCCAACTCATTTTGCAATCCCATACCTAAGGAAAACTAAAGGCAAGATCATCGTCAACGCCTCAGCTGCTGGTTTGTTGAACCCACCAAAATTAGGCATCTACAGT GCAAGTAAAGCAGCATTGATCAGCTTCTACGAGTCCCTTAGATATGAAGTGTCACCGACGGTAACAATAGCAATAGTGAAACTTGGGTTTATAAAAACAAACTTCATATCAGCTAAACATTCAAACAACACTACTGGCGTTCGCCTAAGAAGA GATATAGACACTGAGATCCCAGCGATGGGGGCTGATGCATGTGCGAAAGCCATTGTGTATGGAGTATGCAAAGGAGAAACGTCCATTACACAACCGAGGTTCATTAAGGCTATCTTCTTGATGAAGTTTTTATTCCCAGAGCTATACCGTTTGTACAACAAATATATTGACTCAACGTTTGATAAACTAAGAAAGGGTTGA
- the LOC110938386 gene encoding uncharacterized protein LOC110938386: MDEDGVALVLARASELHSKITNCIQNASSTPDDDAEEADSLLNIRESLEAQLSSLQVDLLLFVVHILELFENTIDYADEDSGPPRRRTEEDDGIDYLSVSECESSPDVERERKAAGGLWIFRRCKSSGIDEAYETNLRVVCIKQKLQTCQTFSDHEGLSQQSLVIQTPKYHKQNLLPVVRSPGMAELKISLAKPGLRSDGVSVWEWSGSALDEGDEAAKWFTDFLGKPSRLVRFNEESET, from the exons ATGGATGAAGACGGTGTTGCTTTGGTACTCGCTCGAGCCTCAGAGCTTCATTCGAAGATCACCAATTGCATTCAGAATGCTTCATCAACACCAGACGATGATGCAGAAGAAGCCGATAGCCTTTTGAACATTCGCGAATCTCTCGAGGCTCAATTGTCTTCTTTGCAG GTTGATTTGTTACTATTCGTGGTCCATATTCTAGAGTTATTTGAAAACACAATTGATT acgCCGATGAAGATTCAGGTCCGCCGCGGCGGCGAACAGAAGAGGATGACGGAATTGATTATTTGTCCGTTAGTGAGTGCGAGTCCTCACCAGATGTTGAACGTGAAAGGAAAGCCGCCGGTGGATTGTGGATATTCAGGCGATGTAAGAGCTCCGGAattgatgaagcttatgaaacaAATCTTCGAGTTGTATGCATCAAACAG AAATTACAAACATGCCAGACGTTTAGCGATCATGAGGGTCTTTCGCAACAATCGTTGGTGATACAGACACCAAAGTACCATAAGCAAAATCTGCTACCAG TGGTACGTTCTCCCGGGATGGCTGAGCTCAAGATCTCACTAGCTAAACCAGGTTTACGGTCTGATGGAGTCTCGGTCTGGGAATGGTCAGGCTCGGCCTTGGATGAGGGAGATGAGGCTGCTAAATGGTTCACTGACTTCCTCGGGAAACCTAGCCGCTTGGTACGCTTTAATGAAG AGTCAGAGACGTGA